The Flavobacteriales bacterium genome contains a region encoding:
- a CDS encoding glycosyltransferase family 2 protein → MQLSVIIVNYNVKNLLRDCLLSVQKAAHSIDTEIIVVDNASSDGSVQMLQSEFKELKLIANTQNLGFSKANNQGIAQAQGQYILLLNPDTLVYENTFEDCLNFSTQTNNCGGIGVQMLDANNQFLKESKRGFPTPWASLCRLSFLNKLFPNSALFNGYYLGHLSKDENHQVEVLAGAFIWLKKSIIDEVGGLDEAYFMYGEDIDFSYRIQHAGYRNYYLGTVPILHYKGESTDKYSFKYIERFYGAMKIFSKKHYPKTYPLYHLGIQLVMILHSTYQFFRRLFVKKKP, encoded by the coding sequence ATGCAACTGTCGGTTATCATTGTTAATTATAATGTCAAAAATCTTCTGAGAGATTGTCTATTGAGTGTGCAGAAGGCAGCGCATAGCATAGATACCGAAATCATTGTGGTTGACAACGCCTCTAGCGACGGTTCTGTACAAATGTTACAATCTGAATTTAAAGAGCTTAAACTCATTGCCAACACTCAAAACCTTGGTTTTTCAAAGGCCAACAACCAAGGTATAGCACAAGCACAAGGACAGTATATTTTACTGCTCAACCCTGACACGCTAGTCTATGAAAATACCTTTGAGGACTGTTTAAACTTCAGTACACAAACCAACAACTGCGGTGGTATTGGTGTACAAATGCTAGATGCTAACAATCAATTTTTAAAAGAATCTAAGCGGGGCTTTCCAACGCCCTGGGCATCTTTATGCAGACTGAGTTTTCTAAATAAACTATTTCCCAATTCTGCTCTATTCAACGGCTATTATTTAGGTCATTTGAGCAAAGATGAAAACCACCAAGTAGAAGTCTTAGCAGGTGCTTTTATTTGGCTTAAAAAAAGTATAATCGATGAAGTTGGTGGTTTAGACGAAGCCTATTTTATGTATGGCGAGGACATCGACTTTTCATACCGTATCCAACACGCTGGATATCGCAATTACTATCTAGGAACAGTACCTATCTTACATTATAAAGGAGAAAGTACCGATAAATACAGTTTCAAATACATTGAACGTTTTTATGGTGCGATGAAGATTTTTTCAAAAAAGCATTACCCTAAAACATACCCCCTTTATCATTTGGGAATTCAGCTCGTAATGATTTTACATTCTACATACCAATTTTTTAGACGATTATTTGTTAAAAAAAAGCCATAG
- a CDS encoding DUF3575 domain-containing protein, which produces MKKVLLISLILSSISAYSQKNEISINPLNILYKRPVISYERLLNKSHSVGINIGNYFGNEKYEITLVGSMYYYKQIIRPYHRMYFEKNHSTFYIETHLNFDLFFMNEYEDYYLPHELDKKFRKTGLGIAFGYKYLNSKNYFIQIMSGLSKDFNNKDVYENLQGNLSYPISIDFIGGITIGKRF; this is translated from the coding sequence ATGAAAAAAGTATTATTAATTAGCCTTATATTATCTAGTATTTCGGCATACTCTCAAAAAAATGAGATTTCAATAAACCCACTTAATATACTATATAAAAGACCTGTTATAAGCTACGAAAGGCTTTTAAATAAGAGTCATTCTGTTGGTATAAATATTGGTAATTATTTTGGAAATGAAAAATATGAAATTACTCTTGTAGGTTCAATGTACTATTATAAACAAATTATTCGACCTTATCATAGAATGTATTTTGAAAAAAACCATTCAACCTTTTATATTGAAACTCATCTAAATTTCGACCTTTTTTTTATGAACGAATATGAAGATTATTATCTACCTCATGAATTAGATAAAAAATTTCGTAAAACAGGATTGGGCATAGCCTTTGGCTATAAATATCTAAACAGTAAAAACTATTTTATCCAAATTATGAGTGGTCTATCAAAAGATTTTAACAATAAAGATGTTTATGAAAATTTGCAAGGTAATTTAAGCTATCCTATAAGTATCGACTTCATTGGAGGTATTACTATCGGCAAACGCTTTTAA
- a CDS encoding SdpI family protein — translation MEGSPIFLHLLIGPLMLVISLIFFYFPPKKINHVYGHRTTLSMKNQDTWNEANKRSTHMMLLVSALTCILQLIGIVFNIDVDTTILYATIFLVAGLVIGVLVIEKQLKTIFDKDGNRKMQL, via the coding sequence ATGGAAGGTTCACCTATTTTTTTACACCTTTTAATTGGACCGTTAATGTTAGTGATAAGCCTAATATTCTTCTATTTTCCACCTAAGAAAATCAATCATGTTTATGGACATAGAACTACTTTATCTATGAAAAACCAAGATACTTGGAACGAAGCTAATAAAAGAAGTACACATATGATGCTTTTAGTTTCTGCTTTAACTTGTATCTTACAACTCATTGGAATAGTATTCAATATCGATGTAGATACAACAATACTTTACGCTACTATATTTCTAGTCGCCGGTTTAGTTATTGGAGTATTAGTGATAGAAAAACAATTGAAAACCATTTTTGATAAAGACGGCAATAGAAAAATGCAGCTATGA
- the mnmA gene encoding tRNA 2-thiouridine(34) synthase MnmA — protein sequence MDKKGKVLVAMSGGIDSTVTALLLHEQGYEVVGITMKTWDYANSGGSNKETGCCSLDSINDARQLAVDCGFPHIILDIRDEFGDYIIDNFVDEYIAGRTPNPCVLCNTHIKWEALLKRADQLGCEYIATGHYAQVREENGRYVVSKGIDEWKDQSYVLWGLSQECLSRTIFPMGQYHKDDIKQMAIDRGYEELAKKPESYEICFIPDNDYRGFLKRKVEGLEEQVKGGNFINTKGEVIGTHDGYPFYTIGQRKLGVSFGLDASYVIEIKPETNEVVVGTKEDLNKQEMVVKGLNYIKYDSIPDNFESLTKVRYKHQGEQSTLNNIDNEIKVLFHKKVEGIAPGQSAVFYEGNDVLGGGFIAKQ from the coding sequence ATGGATAAGAAAGGAAAAGTATTAGTAGCGATGAGTGGTGGTATTGATAGCACCGTTACGGCTTTGTTGTTGCACGAGCAAGGCTATGAGGTGGTAGGTATTACTATGAAGACTTGGGATTATGCCAATTCTGGAGGCTCTAACAAAGAAACGGGCTGTTGCAGTTTGGATTCCATTAACGATGCCCGTCAGTTGGCAGTAGATTGCGGTTTTCCTCATATCATACTCGATATACGTGATGAGTTTGGCGATTACATCATTGATAACTTTGTGGACGAATACATTGCTGGAAGAACGCCTAACCCTTGTGTTTTGTGCAATACACACATTAAGTGGGAAGCCTTATTAAAACGTGCCGATCAATTGGGTTGTGAGTACATCGCCACAGGTCATTATGCCCAAGTCAGAGAAGAAAATGGGCGTTATGTAGTATCCAAAGGCATAGACGAATGGAAAGACCAATCTTATGTGTTATGGGGGCTTTCTCAAGAGTGTTTGAGTAGAACCATTTTCCCTATGGGACAATACCACAAAGACGATATCAAGCAAATGGCTATTGATAGGGGTTATGAGGAATTAGCCAAAAAGCCTGAGAGTTACGAAATATGCTTTATACCAGACAACGATTACAGAGGCTTTTTAAAGCGTAAAGTCGAAGGATTGGAAGAGCAAGTCAAAGGGGGTAACTTCATCAATACCAAAGGGGAAGTCATAGGCACTCATGACGGTTATCCTTTTTATACCATTGGTCAGCGTAAATTGGGGGTTTCCTTCGGTTTAGATGCCTCTTATGTTATTGAGATTAAGCCAGAAACCAACGAGGTGGTAGTGGGTACTAAAGAAGACCTCAATAAACAAGAAATGGTTGTTAAGGGTTTGAATTACATCAAGTACGATAGTATACCAGATAATTTTGAAAGTTTAACCAAAGTACGCTACAAGCATCAAGGGGAACAATCGACCTTAAATAATATAGATAACGAAATAAAAGTCTTGTTTCATAAAAAGGTAGAAGGAATTGCTCCTGGTCAGTCTGCCGTTTTTTACGAAGGTAATGATGTATTAGGAGGCGGCTTTATTGCTAAACAATGA
- a CDS encoding sodium:solute symporter, which translates to MSPTLILSIIAIYFLVLILISYFTGKSDSNDAFFLGNKQSPWYIVSFGMIGATLSGVTFISVPGWVADSQFSYLQMILGMTAGYVVIANVLMPIYYRMNLTSIYAYLGDRFGESTHQTGAFFFLLSRTIGASFRLYLVANVMQIAIFDAWNVPFWLTVSLTIILIWIYTFRSGIKTIIWTDTLQTLFMLLAVGVSIWLISDKMGLGLVELSHTIRESQYSQVFFWEGKQHFLKQFLSGAFLAIVMTGLDQDMMQKNLSCRSLSDAKKNMYSFSVVLIVVNIFFLALGAMLYLYAEQIGMDINKGDDLFPLVALKADLGLGVGIFFILGLIAAAYSSADSALTSLTTSFCVDFLNIEQKAERQQVQTRKWVHVGFSVVLVLAILIFKAINDDSVISALFKVAGYTYGPLLGLFAFGIFTKWNIKDRAVPIVAVLSPVIAYILQLYIPFGFELLMVNGGITFLGLCLLIKRA; encoded by the coding sequence ATGTCGCCAACTCTTATACTGTCCATTATTGCCATTTATTTTCTTGTTCTTATTCTCATTTCCTATTTTACTGGAAAAAGCGATAGCAACGATGCCTTTTTCTTAGGCAACAAACAGTCGCCTTGGTACATTGTTTCCTTTGGTATGATAGGAGCAACACTATCTGGAGTAACTTTCATTTCTGTACCCGGTTGGGTGGCAGATAGTCAGTTCAGTTATTTGCAGATGATATTGGGTATGACGGCTGGATATGTTGTTATTGCTAACGTTTTAATGCCCATTTATTATCGCATGAATTTAACGTCTATTTATGCCTATTTGGGCGATAGGTTTGGCGAGTCCACGCACCAAACGGGTGCTTTTTTCTTCTTACTATCAAGAACAATAGGGGCGTCTTTCCGATTATACCTAGTAGCCAATGTAATGCAGATTGCCATTTTTGACGCTTGGAATGTTCCTTTTTGGCTAACGGTATCCCTCACCATTATACTCATTTGGATATACACTTTTAGAAGTGGCATCAAAACTATTATCTGGACAGATACCTTACAAACCTTATTTATGCTTTTGGCAGTGGGTGTGAGTATATGGCTCATTTCGGATAAAATGGGTTTAGGTTTGGTGGAATTGAGTCATACTATCAGAGAGAGTCAGTATTCTCAGGTATTCTTTTGGGAAGGCAAACAACACTTTTTGAAGCAATTCCTTTCGGGTGCTTTCTTAGCCATTGTAATGACAGGATTAGACCAAGACATGATGCAAAAGAACCTTTCTTGCAGAAGTCTGTCAGATGCCAAAAAGAATATGTATTCCTTCAGTGTGGTGCTTATTGTAGTCAATATCTTTTTTCTAGCTCTAGGGGCTATGTTATACCTCTATGCCGAGCAAATAGGTATGGACATTAATAAAGGCGATGATTTGTTTCCCCTAGTGGCTTTAAAAGCCGATTTGGGTTTGGGTGTAGGCATCTTCTTTATTTTGGGTTTGATAGCGGCAGCCTATTCTAGTGCCGATTCGGCACTTACCTCACTAACGACTTCTTTCTGTGTAGATTTTCTGAATATAGAGCAGAAAGCAGAGCGACAACAAGTACAAACTAGAAAATGGGTGCATGTGGGCTTTTCGGTGGTTTTGGTCTTGGCTATTCTTATTTTTAAAGCCATCAATGACGACAGTGTTATATCGGCACTCTTTAAGGTAGCAGGTTATACCTATGGTCCTTTGTTGGGACTGTTTGCTTTTGGTATTTTTACGAAATGGAATATTAAAGATAGGGCAGTACCCATAGTGGCAGTTTTATCTCCTGTAATAGCCTATATCTTACAGCTTTATATTCCTTTTGGTTTCGAATTACTTATGGTCAATGGAGGGATTACATTCTTAGGATTGTGTCTATTAATTAAAAGAGCTTAA
- a CDS encoding patatin-like phospholipase family protein: protein MKNILLILLFCQQLYAQNTIKNLVFEGAGVRGIAYAGAIKELENNKLISQIEKVGGTSAGAITAMMLAIGYSSDEIGEIISQTKLNKFNNGKYLFFGGIYRMKKQFGWYKAKRFDKWLTTIIENKTANPNITFSELNQEGYIDLYVTATCLNKQQSIILSKESYPSMKIKDAVRISMSIPLYFEAVFIDSLGNVYEKPKENQELDIMVDGGIVLNYPITLFDSISEGKRIINPHTLGFKIERAEQIQYNKHQLLAPMAIHQLDDYVSALYNYVIENLNNKGLKQEDWNRTVFISSEGISPKIKKLKKEEKQKLIDSGRHYSQNYLNSFH, encoded by the coding sequence ATGAAAAACATCTTATTAATTCTTCTTTTTTGTCAGCAACTGTATGCACAAAACACCATTAAAAATTTAGTTTTTGAAGGTGCAGGAGTACGTGGTATAGCTTATGCAGGAGCTATTAAGGAATTGGAAAACAACAAGCTAATTAGTCAAATAGAAAAAGTAGGTGGCACTTCGGCAGGAGCTATTACGGCTATGATGTTAGCCATAGGGTATTCTTCAGATGAAATCGGTGAAATTATATCACAAACTAAATTGAATAAATTTAATAATGGTAAATACTTATTTTTTGGAGGTATATATAGAATGAAAAAACAATTTGGCTGGTATAAAGCCAAACGATTTGATAAATGGCTAACAACAATTATAGAGAACAAAACCGCCAATCCGAACATTACTTTTTCAGAACTTAACCAAGAAGGTTACATCGATTTATACGTAACGGCAACTTGTCTCAACAAACAACAGTCTATAATTCTGAGTAAAGAAAGCTACCCAAGCATGAAAATAAAAGATGCAGTACGTATTTCTATGTCTATACCTCTTTATTTTGAAGCGGTATTTATAGATAGTCTAGGCAATGTTTACGAGAAACCAAAAGAAAACCAAGAACTAGATATTATGGTCGATGGAGGAATAGTCTTAAACTACCCCATTACACTATTCGATAGCATCTCTGAGGGTAAACGAATTATTAACCCACATACCCTAGGGTTCAAAATAGAAAGAGCCGAACAAATACAATACAACAAGCACCAACTACTTGCTCCAATGGCAATACATCAACTCGATGATTATGTATCAGCTCTGTATAACTATGTCATTGAAAACCTAAATAACAAAGGGCTCAAGCAAGAAGATTGGAATCGTACTGTATTTATATCTTCTGAAGGTATTTCGCCCAAGATTAAAAAACTTAAAAAAGAAGAAAAACAAAAACTAATAGACAGCGGCAGACATTATAGCCAAAACTATTTGAATAGTTTTCATTAA
- a CDS encoding S8 family serine peptidase yields MRLLTLLIFLPLFSFSQDSISLKLWIAFEDKGSYTVSDFTPSELLSPRAIERRAKQNIPLHYSDLPIPTDYLLTLQDLGFTILNKSKWFNGVTASYSGANVDTLLTLDFIKEVDSLQLFIDLSDVRKASKFDDIVFENDYGQSKNQIEMLSGDNLHEQGYQGQGIHIAVLDAGFRKTDEIDAFTHLFANNQVLGTWDYVDGESSVYEDNYHGMSVLSTIAGYLENEFLGTAPKASYWLLRTEDASSETLIEEYNWAVAAEFADSAGVDIINSSLGYTTFDIASQDHSYADMDGKTTVISRAATMASRKGMIVCNSAGNSGNNSWYYIGAPADADSILSVGSVNADGLSSSFSSYGPSSDGRVKPTVSAQGGNTTVITSSNAIATSNGTSFSSPIIAGMTACLWQAHYQKSNMQIIEAITQSAHLYQTPDNQMGFGIPNYSLANALLLDIEAIDEVTLDIYPNPVSSNAKAYLYTANHTNISYRLVDVRGQEILQGKNDWSYALIPIEIPALPSGIYILEATIGDKVVVERLNIVD; encoded by the coding sequence ATGAGACTATTAACGCTACTTATATTTCTTCCTTTATTCAGTTTTTCACAAGATAGTATATCTTTAAAATTGTGGATTGCTTTTGAAGATAAAGGCAGTTATACGGTCAGTGATTTTACCCCTTCAGAATTGTTATCGCCTCGAGCTATTGAGCGTAGAGCAAAACAAAATATCCCTTTGCACTATTCGGATTTGCCCATACCTACGGACTACCTTTTGACCTTACAAGATTTGGGATTTACAATCCTCAACAAAAGCAAGTGGTTTAACGGTGTAACAGCCTCATACTCTGGTGCTAATGTAGATACTTTATTGACTTTAGATTTTATTAAAGAAGTAGATTCTTTGCAATTATTTATAGATTTATCAGATGTCAGAAAAGCCTCAAAATTTGATGATATCGTTTTTGAAAACGATTATGGACAATCCAAAAATCAGATAGAAATGTTGTCAGGGGATAATCTGCACGAACAAGGCTATCAAGGTCAAGGAATACACATTGCTGTATTAGACGCTGGTTTTAGAAAAACTGATGAGATAGATGCATTCACCCATCTATTTGCCAATAATCAGGTATTAGGCACTTGGGATTATGTCGATGGCGAATCTTCGGTTTATGAAGATAACTATCACGGCATGTCAGTACTATCTACTATTGCTGGATATTTGGAAAATGAATTTTTAGGGACAGCACCAAAAGCTAGTTATTGGCTGTTGCGTACCGAAGATGCATCTTCGGAGACACTTATTGAGGAATACAATTGGGCAGTAGCTGCCGAGTTTGCCGATAGTGCAGGGGTGGATATTATCAATTCTTCTCTAGGATATACCACTTTTGATATTGCATCTCAAGATCATAGCTACGCCGATATGGACGGAAAGACAACCGTCATAAGCAGAGCAGCTACTATGGCAAGTCGTAAGGGTATGATAGTATGTAATTCGGCGGGTAATTCGGGTAATAATTCGTGGTATTATATTGGTGCTCCAGCTGATGCCGATAGCATTTTGAGTGTAGGTTCTGTCAATGCCGATGGTTTATCCTCCTCATTTTCTTCTTATGGTCCTTCCTCAGATGGTAGAGTCAAACCTACAGTTTCAGCACAAGGGGGTAATACTACTGTAATTACTTCTAGTAATGCTATTGCTACTAGTAATGGGACTTCTTTTTCCTCGCCCATTATTGCGGGTATGACGGCTTGTTTGTGGCAAGCCCACTACCAAAAAAGTAATATGCAAATTATAGAGGCTATAACACAGAGTGCCCACTTGTACCAAACACCTGACAATCAAATGGGCTTTGGTATTCCCAATTATTCCTTAGCTAACGCCTTGTTACTAGATATTGAAGCTATTGATGAAGTGACTTTAGACATTTATCCTAATCCAGTGTCTTCAAATGCTAAGGCATACCTTTATACTGCCAATCATACAAATATCTCCTACCGTTTAGTAGATGTACGAGGTCAAGAGATTTTACAAGGGAAAAACGATTGGTCCTACGCTTTGATTCCAATAGAAATTCCAGCTTTACCATCAGGAATTTATATCCTTGAGGCTACCATAGGGGATAAGGTAGTTGTAGAGCGACTGAATATAGTGGATTAG
- a CDS encoding 2-oxo acid dehydrogenase subunit E2: MAKIELIMPKMGESVAEATIINWHKEVGDSVEMDETIVEIATDKVDSEVPSSLEGVLVEKLFDVDAVVKVGEAFAIIETSAEDSQSSSPQPQKEEKVATPQPQVVAEKIEEEIAQVKESVQKIENNGERFYSPLVRSIATEEGLSIEELDNIPGSGKDSRVTKTDLLNYLNNKTQATTSPKPSASPTPAPAPKTVSSPPPTVSMSGDKEIIEMDRMRKLIADHMVMSKQTSPHVTSFVEADVTTLVNWRNKIKGDFKKREGQNITFTPIFIEAVAKAIKDFPMINVSVDGTNIVIHKDINIGMAAALPSGNLIVPVVKGADQMNLMGITKTVNDLANRARNNQLKPDEIQGGTFTLTNVGSFGNVMGTPIINQPQVAIMAVGAIKKKPAVIETPHGDLIGIRHMMFLSLSYDHRVVDGALGGSFLRKVADYLEQFDDNTSI; the protein is encoded by the coding sequence ATGGCTAAAATCGAGTTAATAATGCCAAAAATGGGCGAAAGTGTAGCTGAGGCTACCATCATCAATTGGCATAAGGAAGTGGGCGACTCCGTAGAAATGGACGAAACCATAGTAGAGATTGCAACAGATAAAGTAGATTCAGAAGTGCCATCTTCTCTAGAAGGCGTGTTAGTTGAAAAGCTTTTTGATGTAGATGCGGTAGTAAAAGTTGGCGAAGCATTTGCCATTATAGAAACTTCTGCCGAAGATAGCCAATCGTCAAGCCCACAGCCTCAAAAAGAAGAGAAAGTAGCTACTCCCCAACCCCAAGTCGTTGCCGAAAAAATTGAAGAAGAAATAGCCCAAGTCAAAGAAAGTGTTCAAAAAATAGAAAATAACGGCGAACGCTTTTATTCTCCCCTAGTTCGTTCTATTGCTACTGAAGAAGGGTTAAGCATAGAAGAATTGGATAACATACCAGGAAGTGGTAAAGACAGTAGAGTAACTAAAACCGACTTACTCAATTACCTAAACAATAAAACACAAGCTACAACAAGCCCTAAACCTTCAGCCAGTCCTACACCAGCACCAGCACCAAAAACAGTTAGTAGCCCTCCTCCAACTGTAAGCATGAGCGGTGATAAAGAGATTATTGAAATGGACAGAATGAGAAAACTCATTGCCGACCACATGGTGATGTCCAAACAAACTTCTCCTCACGTGACATCTTTTGTAGAAGCCGATGTAACGACACTAGTAAATTGGAGAAACAAAATAAAAGGCGACTTTAAAAAACGAGAAGGTCAGAACATTACCTTTACACCTATCTTTATTGAGGCAGTAGCCAAAGCCATCAAAGATTTCCCTATGATTAACGTATCGGTAGATGGTACTAATATTGTTATTCATAAAGACATTAATATAGGAATGGCAGCCGCACTACCATCGGGCAACCTTATTGTTCCTGTAGTAAAAGGTGCAGACCAAATGAATTTGATGGGTATTACTAAAACTGTAAACGATTTGGCCAACAGAGCACGTAACAATCAGCTTAAACCAGACGAAATACAAGGCGGCACCTTTACACTCACTAATGTAGGTTCTTTCGGTAATGTTATGGGAACACCGATTATCAATCAGCCTCAAGTAGCTATTATGGCAGTTGGTGCTATCAAGAAAAAACCTGCCGTTATAGAAACACCCCATGGCGACTTAATAGGTATTAGACACATGATGTTCTTGTCCCTATCTTACGACCACCGAGTAGTTGATGGTGCTTTAGGAGGTAGTTTCTTACGCAAAGTAGCCGATTACCTCGAGCAATTTGACGATAACACAAGTATATAA
- a CDS encoding ribonuclease H-like domain-containing protein, whose amino-acid sequence MELSLKKPIVFFDLETTGVSVAKDRIVEISVFKVYPNGNKESKTWLVNPTIPIPAETTAVHGIDDAKVANEPTFKELAHDIKNMMEGCDLAGYNSNRFDIPLLAEEFLRADVDFDMKKRKAVDVQNIFHKMEQRTLSAAYKFYCAKDLENAHSAEADTQATYEILTAQLEKYQELENDIDFLSEFSQRGKPFADMAGFIVYNEDNEECFSFGKHKGQTVASVLQTNPGYFSWIQQADFPLYTKKVLTQIKLRDF is encoded by the coding sequence ATGGAATTATCACTAAAAAAGCCTATTGTATTTTTTGATTTGGAAACAACAGGCGTCTCAGTAGCTAAAGACAGAATTGTAGAAATATCTGTATTCAAAGTATATCCTAACGGCAACAAAGAAAGTAAAACTTGGCTAGTGAACCCTACTATACCTATACCAGCAGAAACCACTGCAGTACATGGTATAGACGATGCTAAAGTGGCTAATGAACCCACTTTTAAAGAATTGGCACACGACATTAAAAATATGATGGAAGGCTGCGATTTAGCAGGATACAATTCTAACCGTTTTGATATACCACTACTAGCAGAAGAATTTTTGAGAGCAGATGTAGATTTTGATATGAAAAAACGTAAAGCGGTAGACGTGCAAAATATTTTCCATAAAATGGAACAACGTACCCTATCGGCAGCCTATAAATTCTATTGTGCTAAAGACTTAGAAAATGCCCACAGTGCAGAAGCCGATACACAAGCTACTTATGAAATTTTGACCGCTCAACTGGAAAAATACCAAGAATTAGAAAACGATATTGACTTCTTGTCCGAATTTTCACAAAGAGGTAAGCCTTTTGCCGATATGGCTGGTTTCATCGTCTATAATGAGGACAACGAAGAATGTTTTTCCTTTGGTAAACACAAAGGACAAACCGTTGCCAGTGTTTTACAAACTAACCCGGGCTATTTTTCTTGGATACAACAAGCCGACTTCCCCCTTTATACCAAGAAAGTTTTAACACAAATCAAGCTGAGGGATTTCTAA
- a CDS encoding fumarylacetoacetate hydrolase family protein, giving the protein MKIICIGRNYVNHAKELGNAIPSEPVFFLKPDTAISPKGHPFFIPDFTSNVHYEVELVIKINRLGKHIEEGFAHKYYQDIGLGIDFTARDVQEEVKAKGLPWEKAKGFDGSAVISRNFIPKEELDLNNIDFTLEKNGNTVQVGNSKDMLFNFDKIIAYISQFYTLKIGDLIYTGTPAGVGQVNNGDILKGFIGRQKMFEIKVR; this is encoded by the coding sequence ATGAAAATCATTTGTATAGGTAGAAATTATGTCAATCACGCCAAAGAATTAGGTAATGCTATTCCTAGTGAACCCGTATTTTTTCTAAAACCCGATACCGCTATTTCACCCAAAGGTCACCCCTTTTTCATACCAGATTTTACTAGCAATGTGCATTATGAAGTAGAATTGGTCATTAAAATCAATCGACTAGGCAAACACATCGAAGAAGGCTTTGCTCATAAATATTATCAAGATATTGGACTAGGAATAGATTTTACTGCTAGAGATGTTCAAGAAGAAGTTAAAGCCAAAGGTTTACCTTGGGAAAAAGCCAAAGGTTTTGACGGTTCGGCAGTAATCAGCCGTAACTTTATTCCTAAAGAAGAATTAGACCTTAACAACATTGATTTTACACTAGAAAAGAACGGTAATACAGTACAAGTAGGTAATTCTAAAGATATGCTCTTTAATTTCGACAAAATCATAGCCTACATCTCACAATTTTACACCCTCAAAATTGGCGATCTCATTTATACAGGCACTCCTGCTGGTGTTGGACAAGTGAATAATGGCGATATCTTGAAAGGCTTTATTGGTAGGCAAAAGATGTTTGAAATCAAAGTGAGGTAA
- the recR gene encoding recombination protein RecR, with product MNFSSKLIQDAVEQFAKLPGIGRKSAMRLALHLLKMDKDEVRSFGEAFIDLRDKINYCQECHNISDIDICELCSNPNRESSLLCVVEDIRDVIAIENTHQFKGKYHVLGGIISPMDGIGPADLNIESLVAKVAQGNIKEIIMALSTTMEGDTTNFYIFKRLKEYGVKMSVIARGISVGDELEYADEVTLGRSIVNRTPYENSLA from the coding sequence ATGAACTTTTCCTCAAAACTGATACAAGACGCCGTTGAACAGTTTGCTAAATTACCGGGTATAGGTCGTAAATCGGCTATGCGTTTGGCTTTGCATCTGTTAAAAATGGATAAAGATGAAGTGCGCAGCTTTGGCGAAGCCTTTATCGATTTGAGGGATAAGATTAACTATTGTCAAGAATGTCACAACATTTCCGATATAGATATATGTGAATTGTGTTCTAACCCCAATAGAGAATCCTCATTACTTTGTGTAGTAGAAGACATAAGAGATGTTATTGCTATAGAAAATACCCATCAGTTTAAGGGCAAATACCACGTCTTAGGTGGTATCATTTCTCCTATGGACGGTATAGGTCCAGCAGACCTTAACATAGAAAGTCTAGTGGCTAAGGTTGCTCAAGGAAATATCAAAGAAATCATAATGGCATTGAGTACGACTATGGAAGGGGATACTACCAACTTCTACATCTTTAAACGATTGAAAGAATACGGTGTTAAAATGAGTGTTATTGCTCGTGGTATTTCGGTAGGTGATGAGCTCGAATATGCCGATGAAGTCACTTTAGGTCGTTCCATAGTCAATAGAACACCTTATGAAAACTCTTTAGCTTAG